The sequence below is a genomic window from Vespula pensylvanica isolate Volc-1 chromosome 1, ASM1446617v1, whole genome shotgun sequence.
CCTTCGTTTCATCCGATTTAAGTCGGAAAACGGACGTATTCTCGCAcgattttaaacattttattgttGTCTCTTCTGGcactaaaaatataaaatatttgcaattatacttaaaaaattttattaataatgaacacttcgatataaaaaatatttgtttatattaccTATTCGAATCATTTTGCAAATTGTTTTATACCTCTCTACAATAGATGGTATTtctattttgataatttcacattttaaatattttatattttcatttccttttataatATGGATTACATTTTCAGAAGAAACTGAATCTCCTTCCATTGTTTTTAAAACAAGCTCCACTGTACACCCAGTTTCATCACAGAACTTTTTTCTCATATCATCTAAGATAATTCTTAATATATCACCCCTATCTTGCTCAAGTATaactaattttaaataaaaaattttattttgtatagaAATCTGCAGATTCGTTGATATTCCATTATTACTTTGTTGATGTGAATTATCCAGAATGGCTGAATAAATAGGTGAAGGAGTACgagatatagaatttttagTAAAACCagtagaaaatagagagatttgtttatttttcttttttctaaattgttTAGGCGAGTTAGCAGGACTGGTTACTTTACTTGCATTACTATTGTCACTGTCTTCTAATGCAATAATattctgtatttctttttcttcttcctcatcttcttctgttttttcatCATCTGTATCAATTTTTTGTCGTTTTACACGTATATTATTTGTCTCATTATCTACATTAAAactatttgattttcttttgctagttgtattgaaaatatcattgaaagatttttttttggaacTTGTGTACATATCATCTTCTAACCAGTCATCAACTAAATCTTCATCAGTATCTAGAAGAGGATTTGATATTTTACACTTATCATTAGAATTCGTGATCGGTCTTATTAAACTATCTCTATGTTTTAATCTAGCTATTGTTCTCTTATAATCTTCTCCAGCAGATATCCTCTTAGATTCTACTTCCTCATTCTGTGTTTCAagatctattaattttttataatcatttttaggTGTAGGAGAttgttttttagatttttttatagttGTTGGTACCATAGGTACTAATTGTTGATACATACTATCATATTCTATTTCTTGGTTTAATGATAAGTTGCCAGCACGATCCTTCCAACTTTCTAAACAATCTAATACTGTATCTCCTTCTTTTGTTCTGAGAGTAACATTTGCACCATATTCCATTAATAGGCACATCATAGATAAATTCCCGCATGATGCGGCGTCGTGAAGAGGCGTAATACCCCCACATAATGATCCACCTGGATCATTCACGTTTGCTCCACTTTTAAGCAACAATTTAGCTATTTCTATGTAATCATGATTTGCAGCTTCATGGAGCGGGCTCCAACCACAGTGATCTCTTACGTTCGTCGGATGCCCTGCTGCTAACAATTTTTCTACATTTGCAATATTACCATTAATACATGCAACATGAAGCtgtgtttctcctttttcatttctcctcACTGCAAGACCTCTCTTAAAACGTCGTTTTGttgtttcaatattttctttagagtgcaattcattttctatatccGACAATTCTTCTAAACAAATATCTCCTCCAATATTTACACTTTCTACTTCACTTTCACTTTCACTTTCTTCATCAATAAGATGATTCGTcagattatttaattttttttggaTCATTTCTACAGTATCTTTATCTTcagttttttttaaataaagtaagAATTCTTTCAGAACAGATATTTGAAGCTTCTTATTTTCAGATTGTTCCACCGTGGATAATGCTAAATTGTAAGATTCTTTAATTTCGATATCAGAAGATTTATTAGCTATTTGTAAGTCAGCTAGAAAGAGAGCGGATCTACATATTTCATGTGGATCACTACATAGTTCAAGTTCTCTAACAGCAAATTGTAACGCTTCATCATAACGATCTGCATCACGCAGAGTTTGTGCTAAACTTACTAAAGCAGCACCTATTTTTTCACTTCCAGTATCTTCTGCACATTTTAGCATTTCTTGATAATAACTGATtgctttttcaaaagaatGTACAGCTACAGTTGCATCTCCTAATGTTTCATATAACTTTTGTTTAACAGATATATCAtcttcaataaataaattttctttggtTTTACATATTGTTACCACTAAAAGAGATCAGATATttaaactaaaaatatttcgaatttaacaaataatattgtatatttataaatattttgaatttaacAATGCTATAAACTTACcaattcttaaatatttctcaattTGTTCGTTCATATTCTGTGGTAATCCCTTAGTCAAATATAAAGAAACTAGTATTTTACGTGCATCACTCCATTCTCCAATTTTTAACAATACCTCTGCTTTGGTAAGATGCGCTTCAGCTTTTAATGATACGTTATTTACATCAGCAGCAGTATCAAGATATTGCAATGCTAATGTAGTTTCTCCTTTACGTTCATATATAGCAGCTAAAGCAATGTTTGTTCTATGTAAATCCTCATTCAAATTATgctttttacataatattgCTGCTTTTTCAATAAGATCAATTGCTTGTTCAGATTCTTTTTGAGCTTCAAGTATTAATCCTAGATTTAAAAGCAATCGTGTACGCATTGTCATCatttcttctaatttaatatttgaattttctaatctataaatagatatacaatatatatcagTTAatagaacataaaaaaaaatcatatattgaagactaaaaatatataaaatatttattactcttGACAAAGACATATACTCCTTGTATATGCCTTTTTAGCATCAATTAAagcattattttttctgtcaGATTCTTTAGATAGCGTTTCAGCTAAGCAAAAATATGTTCTTCCTAATGTAGCAAAAGCACGCTGTTCTtccaacaaattttttacctttttgGCACCCTCTGTTCTAacatataaattgtaatagaGTCACTTATCTTACttaaaagttatattaattatttttacttttgtatatgtatcaCACAAACCAAGATATTCATTCAGATGTATCAATGCTTCTTCATAGTTACCAAGACCGGTATATACTTCACCGATCATTCTATGAGCAACTGCGCAATTTAACTCGTCGTTTAAATTTTGACAAATTTCTAATTGTTGTATATATTCTTGTAAAGCATCCTCTAATTTTCCAGTTTGGAAATATAAATCTCCAagttctttaataatttcagcCAAATGCTGCGAATTTCCATCGCGTTTGGcacgttgttttcttttgataagtccttattttgataaatgagaaaatattaattaaaaatgtactaatgtagtataatatatcacgattattcataatatatgtTGATTTCATTATGATCACTTGTACACAAAATACTTACTATCTTCTTCCATATTGCAATAAACTatgtattaataacaaaagtcAATGGCACCGTTCATAACCTCACGTTTGCATCAcgttagtatatttttttcaaattgtaataAAGTATAGTTTTAGGTATAACAACCgtgttgatttttttattcgttacataatataaatataatctaaattctaaaaatttcttatttttaaacgctaaaagattagaattttatatttgaatgacTACCATAGTATGTAAAGCAAATGACttcacaaaattttctttatgtacTATTTGAGTATTTGTAGgttatgaatattttgataaaaaattgtatatattgttctttttcttttttaatattcctaAAACGTATTTTAGTAAATGACAATAAGTCTAAACAACAGTGAAGAAAaaacacgtttttttttttttttcatacgatatatacatcAACTCTTTTGGcaactttattttttcgcaTTATAGAAACTTCACACAGGCATATCTTTATagttgtatttatatacatttacatatacaatatcacgataagaaataaaaattattctaaaagttaacataaaaaaaaggaaaacaaactGTGAAAgggattatatatttttttatagtctTCTTGtcatttatatgataattgatataattaataatttacatattttaaattgtataataattgactgaatacgtaatattacatttatttttgtaaattgatttatatgtcattttgctattttttgttaattttttttcttttcattttaccaACATATTCCATGTGGCATGTACTGTTTTGATTTACAACAATCTAACCTTCGCTTACTCCAATGTACatacatgattttttttaaataacatcgTTCAAATCGGTGAGAATAAGCGGTCAGTTAATCTAGAAgtaaatgttttttctcttattaaacATAACTATCTATTGTGATTGAACTAATCTTAactaattcttttataatgttGTTATTTCAGTTTTCAAATGCTATAACATTACATATCAGGCTTATTTGAAACGATATCACTTAAAGCTAATTGTTGATGTTATTTTAGCTCGTTTTTGTGCATAAAATTttgatgataaattatttatttcgtatattatgttagaaatttatgatggcttttttcttttttttttaaaggtcATCTTCAAAAACAGACTTCTTTAAAactcatttataattatttctaatgatCAAAGAATATGTAAAACATATTCTCTGAGGATCCTCCGAGAATTATATGCACAAGAACGGACTTTTTGAAATGACGTATATAATCATTACGATATTATCgctttcattatatttacacATAATTGCAAATATCGCACAAATATTCGAAGCATAGCATATTATCTTGATCTATCTGTGTTTGAGCTTCGAATCATTTGAATAGCTtgctaagaaaaaataaaacagaaaaaaaaagaaaaaaaaaaatacaatataatcaCACATTAGATATTACAGACTAGGCAAATAATTGTCTCGAAATGACGTAGCTCGACGTTCCTTAGATGTAATAGTCTTAATAACGCGagttcattatattttttgtttaataaataatacacgtAACTTCTCTAATATAagcaaatattaaatacattaagcgtaaatattatattcgagaGTTACTTCAATACTTCATTGTTATCCATATACTCACATGTCATTAATCGatggaatctttttttttaataatccaattaaaaattttaatatatttctaacaaGATTGTCTAATACCATTTGAATTATTACCATCGATAAAAGTCACCGaacaaatttcataataaaataacatcgtattttatatacaaaccATTATAAATgagatgaaatataatttttaaataaattcgatcaaatcaatttttattttataacaaatattgtaaataaagagaaatacttCTCAATCTGTACATTTTTCGTGCGATTAAGTACAGTCATTACGATAGAacaatataattgttataatcaattaaataaattcataggtaaaatatacatacacatacatatatatatatacatatatgtatacacacatatatacatacatacatatatatacatatatatatatataggaataaaCAGTGCTATCTCACTAAACTGAATAATTGAAAGTCGAGCTTCGCATCTTTATCACATGTagtgaacatatatatatatatatatgtatatatatatatatatcagcgaacattaacaaaataaaagtgattatgaaaatgataataagcAATTACGATGAATATATGATTATGAGTATATACTTTTTACGATGATCGGAGACATAATGATCGATTTTTTACTTTAGCACTGTACGCTTAAATTCATGTATCATTTATTGATGTATATTAAGATgattatctatatctatagtatatatatatatatatatatatatatatatatatatatatatatactcgaatGAAACTCGAGAATCGAGAACCGATCGAGTATATAGCACGTACTCTCATcttcattcattattatcttAGAATCTTTAAATGCACATTAAGTAATAGGACACGTCTTGGTTAAAGTTTAAGTAATTCTGaacattcttcctttcttccattcttttctctctctctctctctctctctcttttcttatttcacttGGAAATTACGATTCCACCACTGTCATTCTTCACAAGTTAAAGGAGTGTTTTATCACAGctcgtttaaaaaatgtttttatcttattttttattattactattattattattattattattattattattattattattattattattattattattattattattattattctctcgttTTACCAAATACGAAATGCTGGCACATTATTTCTTTGTGTGTCCGAGATATTCTTTGCGATAGTCTGTTAATAGAATTAAAGAAATCCAACATTTATACGAGATAaacatttatgaaattttttttctcaataggTTTTAAGATTCATAAGAAATTTGTTAAGAATGAGATTAATGACGGTAGATGAATTTTCATTGGgtctagaaaaataaaattgtaaaaaagagagggaaagcaGAGGAAGGGGAAGGAAACAGCAAATGAGACGATTACGTAACATTGCTGGAAGACATTGATGGATttctgtaaaagaaaaaagaaaaaaaacaaaatgaaaagaaacgacaAACACGAGCTCgattaaaagaattacaaaataagtgcaattatattaatttactatTGTTCTATCGATATATTGATCTATCGCAAAgcaattatcgatttttcacGCACACCTTCTGACTTAGAAGTTTCAATTATAGTTAGTTAAGGAAATCATCAAGATGGATTTcttttaagaatttatatgaaaggaaaaagaaatgtatgtatgtatgtatgtatgtatgtatgtatgtatgtatgtatgtatgtatgtatgcatgtatgtatgtatatgtatatgtatatatataaatcaaagtCAACATTTACGACACAAAGAATGTATATAAAcgcatattataataaatatgtttatacgATCAGAAAGATCTGTTCTAATGAACTCgatattgaataaattaaaattgtaatttgatataaacgattctaggatatatatatatatatatatgtatatatatataggtatatatatatatatatatcgatccgTATTTATTACGATTACAATATCCGTCGATAATTAGTCTATCTAAATCGGTCACATTCataagttttaattttttccattcttgTTTATTTACTAACATTAACTCGAATAATAATCGTCAATCGTCTTGATATAAATGTCTCGATATTTAGGAGCATCACGATCCATTCTGTTGGTCAACAAggattttgtttatttatttatctatctatgttaATCTAAATATCTATATGAAGATTACcggtttacttttcttctcttaacgACAAGTAATTCAATCTTTCGGCTGTTTAAACCGCAACCTCGTTTTATCGAGAGTTTTATTTCAATCTCCTCCTCGCATCTCTCCACCTAATTCTCTTCGTTAATTATagcaataattattagaagcgagagagaggaagagatctGCGCGactacgatattatatttaagaagatttttagtcaaattacaaaaaaaaaaaaagatagctATAGACATGCGTTAAAAATTTGCCAAGTCGATTATGTTTTTTTCGATGACGAAGATAAAtgacataaaaaattataggcTTTTTGCAAATgctaatatgtatgtataaaacaaTAGTCATCTTCTATATGTTCTATTTAACAATTCTAAGCGGATACTGCATTAAAAATGACAAGATATTATGAAAAGAATACTCACATTTTAGAAATTCTTAAGACACGCTtctatatgataatatatttcctttggagtaattttagaaatttactaaagaattaaattattctgtATCGTTTCCATCTTTGAATAAAGTATTTGGAATATTAACGTATTTGGTGGGTATTTCGGCGAGCctgaaaaaatgttaaaagaaaaaaaaaaagaaacgatatatatatatatgtatgtatgtatatatatacacatatatctatatataccgaatggaattgaaaagaatatttctaatgTCTCTCTAATTTGTGATAGTTTTCTAATCACTgactatatataattaatcgctGCAAGacattcatattttatcgaagtttttaaaactataaatctattttgaaaaaattttactttgtttttaaatatatgaggAGTTATATGCATATAAGATGTAACAAAATTACACGACAAAACTTcacgaatgaatttttcatatatcgagaaaaaaatagattttatcaATATGGATCTGAAAACGCTTAATTTCTGAGTTATAAAACTTCCAAGTATGATCTTAAAGCACTGACATTCTCAAAACCATAAAAGAAACGTATTGACGCGAATTCAATCATTTGAGTAAATTCATCAACGCAATAGAATGAATaacaaatacataatatatgtaaactcCAACAATATCTAACAAGCTTCAAAGCTAGGAATTTAGGAGCATTGTTCGTAACTCGATAGGACGATGAGCTAAGACCTCTATTCAAGTAGAAGGTGTATCGCAATTCCAACAAATAAACATAATTGCAGTACACTAAGATAATGCTTGAAAGTCTCCTaactaaaaaattaagaattaattttaattaatgttgatagaacaaattttcttttcttctctacatATGAGGTATTCATCGCTACAGTTTCGCCGCGTAGTTTTATTACACCCTATATAAGTCTTTTAACTGTTTCATCTGATTAAacatatgaaagaaataatgactTTATCGATACTTGATCGACGACACATCGATAGAGTCCATAGGACCCAGTATATTTTAAAACCATAAATAATTTGACTTTACcgtcagaaaaaaaagaaaagaaaacagaaaaatgtaATCTGAATATGTTTGCGAAGAAAGACGAGATAATTCATTccgacaattattttttcgaacAACTAGCAGGTCCATGGTATCACACACTGGCAAGGATCTACTTCAATCAAAAAATCTTTCTCACCATCTTCTTTAGACCgctacttttcttctcttttttccacgAAGTCGGAGTAACGCTACTACTTCTCGATTCGTCACTTTCATCCAATGAACCGTTCGCAGCACTACCGTTTACGTTGCCAACCTGTACCAAAACAGTTCTCGACGTCTCAGGAGATTCCTTATGAGACGATCTATCGCTCGAAGAATTTCCCGAATTAGTttcccatttttcttctttactacTTTGCTGCGTTTGGCCAGAGTTGTTAATcgaacttctcttttttcttgctcctAAAGCTGTCTTCATGAAGGACGGAGAACTTAGTTTTCCTTCCTTCAATATCCCACCGTACTTGGAAGAGCCATTTTTGGAAAAATCAGTAGTCTGTGAGGTAGAGACAGGTATGATAGATCTATCAGGATTAATTGAAAACAAACGTGTCtcgataaaatcattatcTTCTGAACGACTAAGCATAACATTACTTTCACGAGTCGTTTCCGATTCTTTCAtactataaatcattttatcttcATTGGTCAGTCCGCTCGTGATATTCGTCATGTATTTCGAGTCTTTGACTTGGCTATGTTGAACTTGTATCTCTTCGACTTTCGGTGGATCAGTGGACGAAGCTCTTTTCGTTGAAACGAACGTATTCGTCGGTGGTACAAGACTCGAAgtacttttatatttgatcGCTTCCCGTTTTCCTTCAATACCAACAACGATCTTTGCATTTGCTTCCTTcttacgtttcctttttcgttcctttttggTTTCGTGGCAGTGATCGTCGATCATAAGATCGTGATAAGTGGTTGAAATATGAGAGGCGATCTCACTGGGTCGTCGTTTCTTGATCTTTTTGCTAATAGCTGAAGCGTTCGGTAGATTTTCAACACTTTTTCTACGTGCTGTATTTTTCTTGGACGTTGCCtgttcttcgtcttcctcctcGTAATCGGTGGCTCTTCGACAATAAGAAAGGATAAGAATAACCACGAATACTTCGAGGCAAATGAGAAGAGCGTGTTGGCCAATAGCAGAGAATCTTCCACGCCAACTGTCTCGATCATGTAGAATCGATTCGACCGATTTCGAGAGTACTGCGATCTCTTCTCGTAAAGCAGCGATTTCGTCGAGTCTCTTTAAATCACGTTCCTCACCTTTTCTCGACTCCTCGCTCATCGCCGTTATAGCACGTTCCAAAGAACGTTGCATTTCTTCCACTTGCTTCTTGTAACGTCGACTCAGCTCCTCTAAATATTGACCGCTCAGAGACATGTTCCTTTCGAGTGCCTgtcaaatgaaattatatttaatagagaagagatattcttttcttttgtcataTAATACGCTTACCTGTATAGAGTTTAATCGTATATCTTAATTAAATCCTTATCAGATTAAATGGAAAGTATTATGAgactttgaaaatatatgcattaaaaaaatattaaaaactttttttttatataaggatattcaatatatacttcgaaaattttatcattttcaaattttttaaattgatcacATTATTCGTCTCATTTTTAGTTAAACCAAGTTATCACTGACCTTGATTCTATTGGATAACCTGAGGAAAACGGACTCTTTTTGCTGTGGTGTCGTACTTGCAGTCGGTTGCGCGTTCGAGGCAGCAGCCGGTCCGTTTTGCAAATTGATCGCATCGTTTTCTAAGTCCTTCAAATCCGATAGCAATGTGTCAAAATTCAGATGATCTTGAGAAGATAATTTCCCTTCTTGTTCACTAGACTCTCCCTTCCCTTTACCATCAATTTCCACTTGTTCCAATTTCTTCGTTCCAACGTTTTCACTTTTCTCTGTCCTTTCAGTTCTACTCTGAGTAATAGTTTCACCGGATTCAATTAGAGTCGAAGGAAGATTGTTATTGATTTCTTGAGTAACGTAATTTGCTATTGGGACACTGGTTACAGTTTGAGTTGCCGTTTCGGTTGCTCCAAAGATCGACAATTCTTCAACGACTTTCAACGTTGGCGTTGGTAAATTTTTAACAAGCGGTGCAGTTGTAATAATTTCACCTTGTAAAGTCTCTTCCGCCGTTTCTTTGCTAGGTTCCAAACTAGATAAAGATGGCTCTTTTCTTCCTAGATCCTCTTTGCTCAAAGTTTTTGTTGGTTTTATTTGTAAAGCCAAACTCTCGCTGCTGGATAAGCTTCCGACTAATGTTGAAGTCGTAGAGTccaatttttcattacaagATTCTTGACGTTGTTTGGTATCCTTCGGAGATGTCACAGATGTAGTAGTGATTTGTAATGGAGGGGATACCATAGGAAGGTCGGTGCTCTTATCGGTGATTTCCGCTTTTAATATACTATCTTTCTGCGTTACGTTCTCCGATTCACTGCCAGGGATCTCGTAGCTAGTGTTCATCACCACTTTGCGTTCTTTCGTTGCCAATACGTTGCAAAGCGCGACTATGTACTCAGGCTTGAAgacggaagagaaaaatgttgcCTGAAGATTTCTTGCCTTACTTTTTGATCTGtttccattttcttccttcgttcgatcgatcgaggatATATCGATGCCATGATCGGCACATAATCCATCTTCTCTAAGAGTCTCGTTCACCAGATGGTTCTTCAGAAGATCGTCCAATTGTCGATCCCTGCAGCCGACCAATTGAAAAACTTTGGCAAATTTTTGATCGGAACATTTAGGACAGAGAATGGTATATCTAGGTGTGGTACAACTGTCGTAGGAATTTTCTAATATGGTGCCAGAATCGATGCTCTGTTGAATCTTCGTTATGTTGTTCCCAGTCAAGTCGCTAGACTTAACCAGAACTTCTGCAGCTTTTTTAACGATACTGAGAACGGCGTCCCTAGCGCTACCAAAGAGATTCGAAGGAACACCGTCGGCATCAAGTAcctcctcttcgtcgttgtcctcgtcgtcTTCGGCATCAGAACTCGATTCCCTTGATATCTGATTCTCCGTTTCCGTTTCGAGTACCTCGAACTCGCTCGTACCGTAagcacgaaagagagaaatcgggCAAAAATGTTCGGAACCGTAATGAGATTGAAGTTCCACTTTGATAAATTGTCCAAAGAGTTGAGGATGCAATGCGAAGCTTTGAAtgtctctctcgtctttcgCGGTGAAGTGACCAACCGGACTCCAATCTCGCGTTGGAAAACGATCGCTAACGTAAACGGAGAATTCCTTTGGCGACGAACTAAACAGTTCGAAATTTGCCAACTCGATTTTCTTTGCCTGAATGGCTTCACAGAGTTCTACCACGAACCAGACGCGTGAGGTACAAGTATTCAACATGTACTCGTCCCTCGTGGCAGCCAATACGCTTTTAGCGTGTTGAGCTTCCGGATTAACAGCAACGATCTTCGCACCGCAATCCGGAGAAGCATAGTTCTTCGAACGGACCTTCATACCGCCCATACCTCGACCTGGTCCTCCTGGATTTTGCACCGAGGCGTTTGGATGTGCTGCAAGTGTATACCAGTGGTCAATTGAATATCAAACGAAATTGAAAAGTACTTGGGGGAAATCAGGTCTTGCCTCATCCAAGAAATAAGAGTATATAAGATAACAGTCAGAGCAATGGATCCCAAGTATGCAGTTGTGTAATCTAATAAATCACTTTAATTTCTAGAGTGAATAGTCAATTAGAACACATGCCACTTAATCTACGTTGAATCCAAGTCGAATCATTAGAGATTCGATActcactcttcttcttttctgccTCCTCCAATCGTTTCTGTGCCCATTCGCTAAAAGATGGTATATCCTCGTGCGAGTCGGATGGCCCAGATGCAACGAGACCATCGATGATCACTGCAGCAGCCACGTCGTCCCTATTGCCTCCACTGATCAATCGAACTCTCGCTGCGGTATCGTTCAACTCGGATGCAGTCCCAAAAGCTTCCTCGACTTTGGCCAAATCTTCTGGTAGCTCgacttcttcctcctcctccgatCGAACTTCTGATTGAACGGCATCGACGGCATCCATTGCGACCTTTTGTTGCTCGGCTCTAACGACCACCACGATGTCAGCAGTTTTCTCGTTAACATTTCTTCCATGCGGTGTCCCATGCAATCCCAGAAGTTCATCCTCGTCCGACAAAATATTCGTATCGTTATCTTCTTCGATACTTTCTTCCTCGATCGTTGAAGGACTCGGTATCTGCGTGGATGGTTCAGCATCGTG
It includes:
- the LOC122632556 gene encoding SUN domain-containing ossification factor isoform X1 is translated as MKFRVTFVYWALLFTSVVSSGLLFLIVASESTEDRTGIENDGNLYVFDNFTTNDENEKYEIPEITIAKVRSPAIENEFLEESATKVTSSFDTVNTLDDRVENDLEIMAESIIQQPNLSQGISETGQAVVLTLVDTAAAELQNLAEPKIELDSHSSVKNSSTKSNDRRYPEDIHDAEPSTQIPSPSTIEEESIEEDNDTNILSDEDELLGLHGTPHGRNVNEKTADIVVVVRAEQQKVAMDAVDAVQSEVRSEEEEEVELPEDLAKVEEAFGTASELNDTAARVRLISGGNRDDVAAAVIIDGLVASGPSDSHEDIPSFSEWAQKRLEEAEKKKTHPNASVQNPGGPGRGMGGMKVRSKNYASPDCGAKIVAVNPEAQHAKSVLAATRDEYMLNTCTSRVWFVVELCEAIQAKKIELANFELFSSSPKEFSVYVSDRFPTRDWSPVGHFTAKDERDIQSFALHPQLFGQFIKVELQSHYGSEHFCPISLFRAYGTSEFEVLETETENQISRESSSDAEDDEDNDEEEVLDADGVPSNLFGSARDAVLSIVKKAAEVLVKSSDLTGNNITKIQQSIDSGTILENSYDSCTTPRYTILCPKCSDQKFAKVFQLVGCRDRQLDDLLKNHLVNETLREDGLCADHGIDISSIDRTKEENGNRSKSKARNLQATFFSSVFKPEYIVALCNVLATKERKVVMNTSYEIPGSESENVTQKDSILKAEITDKSTDLPMVSPPLQITTTSVTSPKDTKQRQESCNEKLDSTTSTLVGSLSSSESLALQIKPTKTLSKEDLGRKEPSLSSLEPSKETAEETLQGEIITTAPLVKNLPTPTLKVVEELSIFGATETATQTVTSVPIANYVTQEINNNLPSTLIESGETITQSRTERTEKSENVGTKKLEQVEIDGKGKGESSEQEGKLSSQDHLNFDTLLSDLKDLENDAINLQNGPAAASNAQPTASTTPQQKESVFLRLSNRIKALERNMSLSGQYLEELSRRYKKQVEEMQRSLERAITAMSEESRKGEERDLKRLDEIAALREEIAVLSKSVESILHDRDSWRGRFSAIGQHALLICLEVFVVILILSYCRRATDYEEEDEEQATSKKNTARRKSVENLPNASAISKKIKKRRPSEIASHISTTYHDLMIDDHCHETKKERKRKRKKEANAKIVVGIEGKREAIKYKSTSSLVPPTNTFVSTKRASSTDPPKVEEIQVQHSQVKDSKYMTNITSGLTNEDKMIYSMKESETTRESNVMLSRSEDNDFIETRLFSINPDRSIIPVSTSQTTDFSKNGSSKYGGILKEGKLSSPSFMKTALGARKKRSSINNSGQTQQSSKEEKWETNSGNSSSDRSSHKESPETSRTVLVQVGNVNGSAANGSLDESDESRSSSVTPTSWKKEKKSSGLKKMQAIQMIRSSNTDRSR